In Maridesulfovibrio sp., the genomic stretch ACATTTCTGATCGGTATCCTACTGGTCATGGTATTTTCGGTTTCTCTTGAAATTCTTCCATCATTCGGACGAGGCGAAACTGTCATGGTAGGCGACTGGCGAACCGGACTGCTCACCATTGACGGGTTAAAGCATATCATCCTGCCCGCGCTGACCCTTTCCGGCTACCAGCTGGCGGTCATGCTGCGACTAACACGCGCCGGTATGCGGGAAGTCATGGGCGAAGAATACATCAAAACAGCATGGGCCAAGGGACTTTCACCCTTCAAGGTCATCATGAAACACGCCCTGCGCAACGTAATGATCCCGGTTGTTACCATTGCCGGTCTGTCTTTCGGTGAACTTATCGCTTTCTCCATCGTAACCGAGACCATCTTCCAGTGGCCGGGCATGGGTAACCTCCTGCTGACCTCCATCTTCGAGACAGATCAGCCCATCATTGTTACCTACATCATGCTCACCTCTTTCATAATCCTGTTCATC encodes the following:
- a CDS encoding ABC transporter permease: MASYIFRRLLQGGLVLLAVSFVCFCLFRYTGDPVLMLAGKYATQAEQEQVRKDYGLDQPTHIQYVKFLGGALKGDFGKSYISQVDALDSILERFPATFELALAAIFISFTIGVGLGIVVSIWPQGFIARTIMAGSLMGISIPTFLIGILLVMVFSVSLEILPSFGRGETVMVGDWRTGLLTIDGLKHIILPALTLSGYQLAVMLRLTRAGMREVMGEEYIKTAWAKGLSPFKVIMKHALRNVMIPVVTIAGLSFGELIAFSIVTETIFQWPGMGNLLLTSIFETDQPIIVTYIMLTSFIILFINIMVDMLYAVLNPKIRYD